A DNA window from Bacteroides cellulosilyticus contains the following coding sequences:
- a CDS encoding tetratricopeptide repeat protein: MSAIMKTMLVLSMGALLLAGTLSAQTPVPEWQAGVDKVKTLIQSNPAQASEEAGELLKGKNKKNVDLVTSVAHVYLDAGKITEAQEYLAMAKKANNKDPKVSVLEGDIALAQKNIGQACQLYEQAIYFDPNCKEAYLKYAQAYKSASPTQAIEKLEQLKAVDPNCLEADRELAEVYYSGNRFGKAAEMYAKFIDTPLATEDDMLKYAFALFLNHDFEKSLQVAQKGLQKNARHAAFNRLVMYNNTDLKRYEDAEKAADAFFNASDRADYSYLDYRYYGALLSALKKYDKAIIEYGKALDKDNTQVDLWREISDAHEMNNNYAEAIAAYRKYYDALAKDKKTPETLFQLGRLYYGQGTSSDSLAVQPADRKLALQSADSVFALVSEQAPDSYLGEMWRARTHSAMDPETTDGLAKPYYEKVMDMLLSKNEPKYNSALIECYSYLGYYYLLKSDYPASKEFWNKILAIDPANATAKKALEGIK, encoded by the coding sequence ATGAGTGCTATTATGAAAACGATGTTAGTTCTTAGTATGGGAGCGTTGCTGTTGGCCGGCACACTTTCCGCACAAACGCCTGTACCCGAATGGCAGGCTGGGGTAGATAAAGTAAAAACCTTGATTCAGTCCAATCCCGCACAAGCTTCCGAGGAGGCTGGGGAGTTGCTGAAAGGGAAGAATAAAAAGAATGTGGATCTTGTGACTTCCGTAGCCCATGTTTATCTGGACGCCGGAAAGATCACCGAAGCTCAGGAATATCTGGCTATGGCAAAGAAAGCCAATAACAAGGATCCCAAGGTGTCTGTATTGGAGGGGGATATTGCCCTTGCACAAAAGAATATTGGACAAGCTTGCCAACTTTATGAGCAAGCCATCTATTTTGATCCGAATTGCAAGGAAGCCTACCTGAAGTATGCGCAGGCTTATAAGTCTGCCAGTCCTACACAGGCCATTGAAAAGTTGGAGCAGCTCAAAGCTGTAGATCCGAACTGTCTGGAAGCTGACAGGGAACTGGCTGAGGTATATTATTCCGGCAACCGTTTTGGCAAAGCTGCCGAGATGTATGCGAAATTCATCGACACGCCTCTTGCTACGGAAGATGATATGCTGAAATATGCTTTTGCCCTGTTCCTGAATCATGATTTTGAGAAATCATTGCAGGTTGCACAGAAGGGGTTGCAGAAGAATGCACGCCACGCTGCCTTCAACCGCCTTGTCATGTATAACAATACGGACCTGAAACGCTATGAAGATGCCGAGAAGGCTGCTGATGCTTTTTTCAATGCTTCGGACCGTGCAGACTATTCTTATTTGGATTACCGCTATTATGGCGCTTTACTGAGTGCATTGAAGAAATATGATAAAGCTATTATAGAATATGGCAAAGCATTGGATAAGGATAATACACAAGTGGACTTGTGGCGTGAAATATCCGATGCCCATGAAATGAACAATAATTATGCAGAGGCTATTGCGGCTTACCGCAAATATTACGATGCATTAGCTAAAGACAAGAAGACTCCTGAAACATTATTCCAGTTAGGACGTCTTTATTACGGACAGGGCACATCTTCGGATTCGCTCGCCGTGCAGCCTGCCGACCGTAAACTGGCGTTGCAGTCTGCTGACTCTGTGTTCGCACTTGTTTCCGAACAAGCTCCTGACAGTTATCTGGGAGAAATGTGGCGTGCCCGAACCCATTCTGCTATGGACCCCGAAACTACTGACGGGTTGGCGAAACCTTATTATGAAAAGGTAATGGACATGCTGCTGAGTAAAAACGAACCGAAGTATAACTCTGCGTTGATAGAGTGCTACAGTTATCTGGGCTACTACTATCTGTTGAAGAGCGACTATCCTGCTTCGAAAGAGTTCTGGAATAAAATTCTGGCTATAGACCCCGCCAATGCTACTGCCAAAAAGGCGTTGGAAGGCATCAAATAG
- a CDS encoding ATP-binding cassette domain-containing protein — MLQVENISFSYRRGKKEVLHDFSLSLEKGRVYGLLGKNGAGKSTLLYLMSGLLTPKSGKIMYHDTDVRRRLPITLQDMFLVPEEFELPPISLVSYVELNSQFYPRFSKEDMVKYLHYFEMEQDIDLGALSMGQKKKVFMSFALATHTSLLIMDEPTNGLDIPGKSQFRKFIASGMSDDRTIIISTHQVRDIDKILDHVVIMDNSHVLLDASTANICSKFLFVESDDRELAEAAIYTLPSIQGNFLMLPNTDDEESEINLELLFGAALTDPEKIKGMFHPKQNEQ; from the coding sequence ATGCTACAGGTAGAAAACATTTCGTTCAGTTATCGTCGGGGTAAAAAAGAAGTCCTGCACGATTTTTCGCTCTCGTTAGAGAAGGGTAGGGTATACGGGTTACTGGGAAAGAACGGTGCCGGCAAATCTACACTGCTTTATCTGATGAGCGGTTTGCTTACTCCCAAGAGTGGGAAAATAATGTACCATGATACCGATGTACGCCGTCGGTTGCCTATCACACTACAGGACATGTTCCTGGTTCCCGAAGAATTTGAATTACCTCCTATATCTTTAGTCAGCTACGTGGAGTTGAACAGCCAGTTCTATCCCCGTTTCAGTAAGGAGGACATGGTGAAATACCTGCATTACTTCGAAATGGAGCAGGATATTGATCTGGGAGCCTTGTCTATGGGGCAGAAGAAGAAAGTCTTTATGAGCTTTGCATTGGCTACCCACACCTCACTGCTGATTATGGACGAACCGACCAATGGTCTTGATATTCCGGGTAAGAGCCAGTTCCGTAAATTTATAGCTTCGGGCATGTCGGACGACAGAACCATTATTATCTCTACCCACCAGGTGCGGGATATTGATAAGATACTGGATCATGTGGTGATTATGGATAACAGTCATGTGTTGCTCGACGCATCCACTGCCAACATCTGTAGTAAGTTTCTTTTCGTTGAAAGCGATGACCGCGAATTGGCAGAAGCAGCAATATACACGCTTCCTTCCATACAGGGTAATTTCCTGATGTTGCCGAATACGGATGATGAAGAGTCGGAGATCAATCTTGAATTGTTGTTCGGTGCTGCGCTTACGGACCCTGAGAAAATAAAAGGAATGTTTCACCCTAAACAGAATGAACAATGA
- a CDS encoding GntR family transcriptional regulator: MNFKESKAIYLQIADRICDEVLLGQYREEERIPSVREYAAVVEVNANTVMRSYDYLQSQEVIYNKRGIGYFVASGARALILSLRKEYFLKEEVDYFFKQMYTLGISAEDMSAMYREFSKKQK; the protein is encoded by the coding sequence ATGAATTTTAAAGAAAGTAAAGCCATCTATCTTCAAATAGCAGATCGCATTTGTGACGAGGTACTTCTCGGGCAATATCGGGAAGAGGAACGCATACCATCCGTCAGAGAATATGCAGCTGTGGTAGAGGTGAACGCCAATACAGTGATGCGTTCATACGATTATCTGCAATCGCAGGAAGTTATCTATAACAAACGTGGTATCGGTTATTTTGTCGCTTCCGGTGCTCGCGCGTTAATCCTTTCATTGCGTAAAGAGTATTTTCTCAAAGAAGAAGTTGATTATTTCTTCAAGCAGATGTATACCCTCGGTATTTCGGCGGAGGACATGTCTGCTATGTACAGAGAATTTAGTAAGAAACAAAAATAA
- a CDS encoding response regulator transcription factor, with protein sequence MAALSNREIQIAERIAWGASQKEVADDLGISRYTVDNILRKIYQKLHIGKINELSAWWFCTHFNISFELSPLKRAIGAVALVVLIIFNDFISDGSYCRSRGRKVKTEELVRLKEVA encoded by the coding sequence ATGGCTGCATTGTCGAATAGAGAAATACAAATCGCGGAACGTATAGCTTGGGGGGCTTCCCAAAAAGAAGTTGCTGATGATCTTGGTATTTCTCGCTATACCGTGGATAATATTCTTCGTAAGATATATCAAAAACTTCATATCGGTAAGATAAATGAGCTGTCTGCATGGTGGTTTTGCACGCACTTCAACATTAGCTTTGAGCTATCACCTTTAAAGCGTGCCATTGGTGCAGTGGCTTTGGTTGTTTTGATAATCTTTAATGATTTTATTTCAGATGGTTCCTATTGTCGTAGTCGAGGACGGAAAGTAAAAACGGAGGAGTTGGTGCGCTTGAAAGAAGTAGCTTAA
- a CDS encoding CHC2 zinc finger domain-containing protein, which produces MYFTKDDIKRIKEASKGKLLDIIGDFHELRKRGAEYKCECPKCHGQEKLHISPAKQIFKCFSCPDIKGKEPLDYLQRAEDMQFLEALDHLARKFNVLLDPKPEKKPAKPAKMKKQSKEAKGESIDTFCARMLAGSGLTYQDVTAHIFKKGDTQSIFEAKTFRPGTIDEYGNIVDGDDVIIEYYDLDGMPVTYMRKLPGRGKQEPKVYYRVRWQFPDEHRDKEGKPFKYKSPAGSGTPIYIPERMRQMYKKKEQFPRLYIQEGEKKAEKACKHGIPSIAVSGIQNLGQKGALPEDLVKIITVCGVKEVAFIFDSDWNDLSNNIKFNTPVDTRPRCFFAAARNFKEYMRMLKNRGIMVEIFIGHINKNDEGDKGLDDLLANKLSGHEEELAKDLEFACNEKSGIGKYVEIFKITAWNDQKIRELWNLHSHEKFAEQHREVLQELPEFIFGRYAYKFDESGRVVSALPYDEDEKFWNEDFKETNGNRIPVFEYDYVAAKTFFQNRGIGRYRLLDTKLWTYIHLDPPVVRTIDVEDARDFMFAFAEQNCSRFVNNQLLKGGSQYVGPFQMSRLAFIQPNFISPSRDEQYFYFRDRCWHITQHEVKEVGYESITHQIWEEQRKNTDAKYLGHPLIAFREKAGKYDYELSLEGKKCHYLQFLINTSNFTWRKKTEEIEEDELYENNLHLLSKMCAIGYMLMECKDANVTRAVIGMDGKQSEVGDSNGRSGKSLVGELMRQVVDTVYISGKRTDIFNDSFIWNDIDEQTRLVFIDDVMQNFNFEFLFPNLTGDWTVNKKGGARITYPFAKSPKVYIPTNHAIRGTGSSYTDRQWLIAFSDFYNDQHKPMDDFGVLFFSEWDFTQWNLTWNMLANCIQLYLKFGVVQAPGERLQQRKLRQEIGETLISWADEYFSSEENHRRTPRKEIYDNFCNYDPQQRKFISATAFKDKLKKYCEWKGWVFNPHKYDAKSGLPLFLDKDGKPVIDDKSGGIEYFTIGKAAGELAPQSDLPEASTNKLAF; this is translated from the coding sequence ATGTACTTTACTAAAGATGATATAAAACGGATCAAGGAAGCTTCCAAAGGGAAGCTCCTTGATATTATCGGTGACTTTCACGAACTACGGAAACGGGGCGCTGAATATAAGTGCGAATGTCCCAAATGCCACGGACAGGAGAAGCTACATATTTCTCCGGCCAAACAGATTTTCAAATGCTTCAGTTGCCCGGATATAAAGGGTAAGGAACCGCTGGACTATTTGCAGAGGGCGGAAGATATGCAATTTCTGGAAGCCCTCGACCACCTGGCACGCAAGTTCAATGTACTGCTTGATCCAAAACCGGAGAAAAAGCCAGCCAAGCCTGCTAAAATGAAGAAACAAAGCAAGGAGGCCAAAGGAGAAAGCATTGATACATTCTGCGCCCGTATGCTTGCCGGTAGCGGACTGACCTATCAAGATGTGACGGCACATATCTTTAAAAAAGGAGATACACAGAGTATTTTTGAGGCAAAAACTTTCCGTCCGGGAACCATTGATGAATATGGTAATATCGTTGATGGGGATGATGTCATTATAGAATACTATGATCTGGACGGTATGCCGGTTACCTATATGCGCAAATTACCGGGACGTGGCAAGCAGGAACCCAAGGTGTATTATCGGGTCCGCTGGCAGTTCCCGGACGAACATCGGGACAAGGAAGGGAAACCGTTCAAATACAAATCTCCTGCCGGCAGCGGTACGCCCATATACATTCCGGAACGCATGAGGCAGATGTACAAAAAGAAAGAGCAATTTCCGAGACTCTACATCCAGGAAGGGGAAAAAAAAGCGGAGAAGGCTTGCAAACACGGTATTCCCTCAATAGCGGTTAGCGGTATTCAGAACCTGGGGCAGAAAGGGGCATTGCCGGAAGATCTCGTCAAGATTATCACCGTTTGCGGGGTCAAGGAAGTGGCCTTCATCTTTGATTCGGACTGGAATGATCTGTCCAACAATATAAAGTTTAATACTCCTGTTGATACACGTCCGCGGTGTTTCTTCGCCGCTGCCCGAAATTTCAAAGAATATATGCGGATGCTGAAGAACCGCGGCATCATGGTGGAAATATTCATTGGCCACATCAATAAAAACGATGAAGGTGACAAGGGATTGGATGATCTGTTGGCAAACAAACTGAGCGGCCATGAAGAAGAACTTGCCAAGGATCTGGAATTTGCCTGCAATGAGAAATCCGGAATCGGCAAGTATGTAGAAATATTTAAAATTACGGCATGGAACGATCAGAAAATACGTGAGTTATGGAATCTGCATAGCCACGAAAAATTTGCCGAGCAACACCGCGAAGTTTTACAGGAACTTCCGGAGTTTATCTTTGGCCGGTATGCCTATAAGTTTGACGAAAGCGGCAGGGTGGTATCCGCACTACCCTATGATGAAGATGAAAAATTCTGGAATGAAGATTTTAAGGAAACGAACGGTAACAGAATACCGGTGTTTGAATACGACTATGTGGCCGCCAAAACCTTTTTTCAAAACCGGGGGATCGGGCGATATCGTTTGCTCGATACGAAGTTGTGGACCTACATTCATCTGGATCCGCCAGTAGTCCGGACTATTGACGTAGAAGATGCACGCGATTTCATGTTCGCCTTTGCCGAACAGAATTGCAGCCGCTTCGTCAATAATCAGTTACTCAAGGGAGGCTCGCAATATGTCGGACCATTTCAGATGTCAAGGCTTGCTTTTATCCAACCCAATTTTATATCCCCGTCCCGTGATGAACAATACTTCTATTTCCGTGACCGCTGCTGGCATATCACACAACATGAAGTCAAAGAAGTGGGCTACGAAAGTATTACTCACCAGATATGGGAAGAACAGCGGAAAAACACCGATGCCAAATACCTCGGGCATCCCCTCATTGCCTTCAGAGAAAAAGCCGGCAAATATGATTATGAACTCTCTCTGGAAGGAAAGAAATGTCATTATCTGCAATTCCTGATCAATACCAGTAATTTTACCTGGAGAAAAAAAACTGAAGAGATTGAAGAAGACGAACTTTATGAAAACAACCTCCACTTGCTCAGTAAAATGTGTGCTATTGGCTATATGCTGATGGAGTGCAAGGACGCGAACGTGACACGTGCCGTTATTGGCATGGACGGCAAGCAGTCGGAAGTGGGCGACAGTAACGGCCGTAGCGGTAAATCGCTTGTTGGCGAATTAATGCGCCAGGTAGTTGATACAGTCTATATATCCGGAAAACGGACGGATATCTTCAATGACAGTTTCATTTGGAATGATATTGATGAACAGACCCGTCTGGTGTTTATTGATGATGTCATGCAGAATTTCAATTTTGAGTTTCTGTTTCCTAACCTTACCGGTGACTGGACTGTAAACAAGAAAGGAGGCGCACGTATCACCTATCCTTTCGCAAAGTCTCCTAAAGTATATATTCCAACGAACCATGCTATCCGTGGTACGGGTTCCAGTTATACTGACCGGCAATGGCTGATAGCCTTTTCTGATTTCTATAACGACCAGCATAAGCCTATGGATGATTTCGGGGTGTTATTCTTTTCCGAATGGGACTTCACGCAGTGGAACCTGACTTGGAACATGTTGGCCAACTGCATACAGCTTTACTTGAAATTTGGAGTTGTACAGGCACCGGGCGAACGCTTGCAGCAACGTAAGCTCAGACAGGAAATTGGCGAAACTCTTATATCCTGGGCGGATGAATATTTTAGTAGCGAAGAAAACCACCGCCGTACTCCCCGTAAGGAGATTTACGACAATTTCTGTAACTATGATCCGCAGCAACGCAAGTTTATCAGTGCTACGGCATTTAAAGACAAACTGAAGAAATATTGCGAATGGAAAGGCTGGGTATTCAATCCGCATAAGTATGACGCAAAAAGCGGTTTGCCCCTCTTCCTGGATAAAGACGGAAAGCCGGTTATAGATGACAAATCCGGAGGGATTGAATACTTTACCATAGGAAAAGCAGCTGGCGAACTGGCACCGCAGAGTGATCTTCCTGAAGCATCAACTAATAAGCTTGCATTCTGA
- a CDS encoding Clp protease ClpP — protein sequence MNETVITLFGAIDRFWYNKNYLKYFLDKAKGQPVRLKVSSPGGDVAEAIAMSSLMADHGNVTVEFISFNASAATILAFGAKSIEMHEDGMWLAHKCSLGVDIWGQLNADQLEDTIKELQNKKKSAEAIDLMIAQKYINRSGKSLKDVITLMEEERWMPAAEAKDWGFIDKIIPGTHKKPQVTDEITDCFTANGLPLPVLNASESETQPKGNDRNLVSQIIDGIKSLFPANNTSEDISNSNTVISMRKEFTFINQILNCEGIEEKDGKISLTVENLQAINNAIKVANEAKTKAESDLTAANTARQTAENNLTAVVNDLDSLSDSVRNAADNKTKVQVIRNIVAKIPGTATASHQESNEDSKFADIATDPINSYENE from the coding sequence ATGAACGAAACAGTTATCACACTTTTTGGAGCGATTGATCGCTTCTGGTATAACAAGAACTACCTGAAATACTTTTTGGACAAAGCAAAAGGGCAGCCGGTACGTCTGAAGGTTTCCAGTCCGGGCGGTGATGTGGCTGAAGCTATCGCCATGTCAAGCCTGATGGCCGATCATGGCAACGTGACGGTGGAGTTTATCAGCTTCAACGCTTCGGCAGCTACTATACTGGCGTTCGGTGCCAAGTCCATTGAGATGCACGAAGATGGCATGTGGCTGGCTCATAAGTGCAGCCTGGGCGTGGACATTTGGGGACAGCTCAACGCGGATCAGCTCGAAGACACCATCAAGGAGTTGCAGAACAAAAAGAAGAGTGCCGAGGCTATTGACCTGATGATCGCACAGAAGTACATCAACCGCAGCGGCAAGAGTCTGAAGGACGTTATCACCCTTATGGAAGAAGAACGCTGGATGCCTGCCGCAGAAGCCAAGGACTGGGGATTCATAGACAAGATTATTCCCGGTACCCATAAGAAGCCGCAAGTGACCGATGAGATAACGGACTGTTTTACCGCCAATGGTTTACCGTTGCCGGTACTCAATGCTTCCGAATCGGAAACGCAACCCAAAGGAAATGACAGAAACCTTGTTTCCCAAATCATTGACGGTATCAAAAGCCTGTTTCCTGCCAATAATACCTCTGAAGACATTTCTAATTCAAATACAGTTATTTCCATGCGTAAAGAATTTACTTTCATTAATCAGATCCTCAATTGTGAAGGCATTGAGGAAAAAGACGGTAAGATATCGCTTACCGTAGAGAACTTGCAGGCCATCAATAACGCCATCAAGGTAGCCAATGAAGCGAAAACCAAAGCTGAAAGCGATCTGACAGCCGCCAATACAGCCAGACAGACGGCCGAAAACAATCTGACGGCAGTTGTCAACGACCTCGATAGCCTGAGCGATAGCGTCAGGAATGCGGCCGACAACAAGACTAAGGTACAGGTTATCCGCAATATCGTGGCCAAGATTCCCGGAACGGCAACCGCCAGTCATCAGGAATCGAACGAGGACAGCAAATTTGCCGATATCGCTACGGATCCGATCAACAGTTATGAGAATGAATAA